In Solanum stenotomum isolate F172 chromosome 6, ASM1918654v1, whole genome shotgun sequence, one DNA window encodes the following:
- the LOC125867733 gene encoding uncharacterized protein LOC125867733 isoform X1: MEDRKEQKAAPWLSVPQFGDWDQKGALPDYSMDFSKIRENRKQNKSRASLGNEEEFNSISTTSNNNVNTSHSTQSNDQTYHQKHSPTHTRKNIFSCFNCCVKA; encoded by the exons ATGGAAGATCGGAaagag cAGAAGGCAGCACCATGGCTATCAGTGCCACAATTTGGGGATTGGGATCAAAAAGGAGCATTACCAGACTACTCAAtggatttctcaaaaataagaGAGAATAGGAAACAAAACAAGTCAAGAGCTAGTCTTGGAAATGAGGAAGAATTCAATTCCATCTCAACAACAAGTAATAATAATGTGAATACAAGCCATTCAACCCAAAGCAATGATCAAACTTACCATCAAAAACACTCTCCAACTCAT ACAAGGAAAAACATTTTCAGTTGCTTCAATTGTTGTGTGAAAGCTTGA
- the LOC125867733 gene encoding uncharacterized protein LOC125867733 isoform X2 — translation MEDRKEKAAPWLSVPQFGDWDQKGALPDYSMDFSKIRENRKQNKSRASLGNEEEFNSISTTSNNNVNTSHSTQSNDQTYHQKHSPTHTRKNIFSCFNCCVKA, via the exons ATGGAAGATCGGAaagag AAGGCAGCACCATGGCTATCAGTGCCACAATTTGGGGATTGGGATCAAAAAGGAGCATTACCAGACTACTCAAtggatttctcaaaaataagaGAGAATAGGAAACAAAACAAGTCAAGAGCTAGTCTTGGAAATGAGGAAGAATTCAATTCCATCTCAACAACAAGTAATAATAATGTGAATACAAGCCATTCAACCCAAAGCAATGATCAAACTTACCATCAAAAACACTCTCCAACTCAT ACAAGGAAAAACATTTTCAGTTGCTTCAATTGTTGTGTGAAAGCTTGA
- the LOC125868091 gene encoding monothiol glutaredoxin-S1-like codes for MDMVMKLGAESPVVIFTKSTCCISHSIETLIRGFGANPKVYELDKLVLNGEMEKALVELLGCKSTSVPAVFIGEEFVGGSNEIMSLNVRGKLKQLLLKANAIWI; via the coding sequence ATGGATATGGTGATGAAGTTGGGAGCAGAAAGTCCGGTGGTGATTTTCACTAAGAGCACTTGTTGCATATCTCATAGCATCGAAACCCTAATTCGAGGTTTCGGAGCAAATCCTAAGGTTTATGAACTCGATAAATTAGTTTTGAATGGTGAAATGGAGAAGGCATTGGTTGAATTACTAGGGTGTAAATCAACTAGCGTGCCAGCAGTGTTCATTGGAGAAGAGTTTGTTGGTGGTTCTAATGAGATTATGAGTCTTAATGTTAGAGGCAAGCTCAAACAATTGCTTCTTAAGGCAAATGCTATTTGGATATAG
- the LOC125867994 gene encoding monothiol glutaredoxin-S1-like translates to MDMVMKLGAESPVVILSKSTCCISHSIETLIRGFGANPTVYELDKLSNGKEMEKALIELLGCKSSVPAVFIGEEFVGGSNEIISLNVRGKLKNLLLKANAIWI, encoded by the coding sequence ATGGATATGGTGATGAAGTTGGGAGCAGAAAGTCCAGTGGTGATTCTTAGCAAGAGCACTTGTTGCATCTCTCACAGCATCGAAACCCTAATTCGAGGTTTTGGGGCAAACCCTACCGTTTACGAGCTCGATAAACTTTCAAATGGGAAAGAAATGGAGAAGGCATTGATTGAATTACTAGGATGTAAATCAAGTGTGCCAGCGGTGTTCATTGGAGAAGAGTTTGTTGGTGGCTCTAATGAGATTATAAGTCTTAATGTTAGAGGCAAGCTCAAAAACTTGCTTCTAAAGGCTAATGCTATTTGGATATAG